Proteins encoded in a region of the Cheilinus undulatus linkage group 8, ASM1832078v1, whole genome shotgun sequence genome:
- the gra gene encoding uncharacterized protein C8orf88 homolog isoform X1 — translation MEVSRRRSLQKHLEPARPLRRCIHAEIEPNINAATCAHALIKEMNQQVRNVKTNIDIEQFLKIVNLHKQKEGRICYSRDFLIGLASCPEARRKPKYLPEHPIVLTEARDLGHLRLHEMWWNEEKEIMMEERLHSP, via the exons ATGGAGGTATCCAGGAGAAGAAGTCTCCAGAAACATCTGGAGCCTGCCAGGCCTCTGCGCCGCTGCATTCATGCTGAAATTG AGCCAAACATAAATGCTGCAACATGTGCACATGCACTGATAAAGGAAATGAATCAACAGGTAAGAAATGTAAAG ACAAATATTGACATCGAGCAATTCCTAAAGATTGTCAACCTCCACAAGCAGAAAGAAG gAAGAATATGTTACTCAAGAGACTTTTTGATTGGTCTGGCAAGTTGTCCTGAGGCCAGGAGGAAGCCCAAATACCTTCCAGAGCACCCCATAGTCTTAACTGAGGCT CGGGATCTTGGGCACCTAAGGCTTCATGAAATGTGGTGGaatgaggaaaaggaaataat GATGGAAGAGAGACTTCACTCGCCTTGA
- the gra gene encoding uncharacterized protein C8orf88 homolog isoform X2, translated as MEVSRRRSLQKHLEPARPLRRCIHAEIEPNINAATCAHALIKEMNQQTNIDIEQFLKIVNLHKQKEGRICYSRDFLIGLASCPEARRKPKYLPEHPIVLTEARDLGHLRLHEMWWNEEKEIMMEERLHSP; from the exons ATGGAGGTATCCAGGAGAAGAAGTCTCCAGAAACATCTGGAGCCTGCCAGGCCTCTGCGCCGCTGCATTCATGCTGAAATTG AGCCAAACATAAATGCTGCAACATGTGCACATGCACTGATAAAGGAAATGAATCAACAG ACAAATATTGACATCGAGCAATTCCTAAAGATTGTCAACCTCCACAAGCAGAAAGAAG gAAGAATATGTTACTCAAGAGACTTTTTGATTGGTCTGGCAAGTTGTCCTGAGGCCAGGAGGAAGCCCAAATACCTTCCAGAGCACCCCATAGTCTTAACTGAGGCT CGGGATCTTGGGCACCTAAGGCTTCATGAAATGTGGTGGaatgaggaaaaggaaataat GATGGAAGAGAGACTTCACTCGCCTTGA